The stretch of DNA CCTCAAAAATACGCCGAGTTCCGGCACCTTGTTCGCGCAGTACCCATTTGGCTTGTTCTAGCTGCGCTAAGCTTGCTGATTTTGACTTGGCATAAGGGTGATGCGGTGATGAAACCACCACAAGGTGATCATCTAACCATTGCTCTTGGTGAAGACGACTGTCGTCGTTTCGTCCTTCGATTATGCCAAAGTCGTATTCATAATTAAGTAAGCCTTCGATCACGTTTTCGGTGTTCTCCACCATCAAGTCAATTCGTAGTTCTGGAAAATCGGTATCAATTTTACTTATAAGTTCAGGAAGCAGATGCTCTGCGGCGGTTTGACTTGAACAAATCCTAAATCTTCCACTTATAAGGTGTTGTTCGTGAAGGCCTAATTGAATCTGTTGCGCATCTTGTAGCAAGCGTCTGGCTTTTGGCCTAAGCCAGTTGCCCCAGTGGCTTAGGGTGAGTCTGTTCCCTTGGCGAATGAAGAGTGGTCGACCTAGCAAATTTTCTAACTGTCCTAGTGACATACTCACTGCTGACTGTGTCATAGACAATTTTCTTGCCGCCGCGCTGACGCTTTCTAAACTGGCAACAGCATCAAAAACCATGATTTGCTTAAGAGAGTACTTCATTATGTATATTGTTTTCCCTAACTGAAAATTTGCCAAATGGAAACTATCAATTTTATTGATGATCTATAAAGCCTGATTTTAGGGGGGGATCTTTAGGGACACAAGCTAAGTTGGGTAACGGTTTGAAAAACTTAGAGACGGCTCACTCTTCTAAATATAGTGTGCACCCAAATAGTACCATCTGATTAAATGTTTGTGTGTTGACTGCTTTTCAAGGTGAGCACTGAGATGGGGGAATAGCCAGTGCCTTGCTTGTTAGTATGAAAGCTTCATCAGTAAATCAGTAAGTTATCTTATGTCGCCAATAGTGGCGTTTTTTACAGCGTGTAAAGTAACGGTTTAAACATTTATCAAGATATGAGTTAAGTAACTGGTTACTCTGGCTGGTGCCGATTGTAAATATTGATTAGAATCGGCCATCGCACGACTTTAGTGTCGTCATCCCGCTTCTTATATTTAACTCAGGCTGTGTGCTTTCATGAGATCGTTATCAACCACTGCATTGTTATTAACCCTTGGTTATTTTGTTTTATGGTGCCTAGGGCCTTTGTTACTAACGGAGTATGGCTACTGGTACGGCTTACCTATTTGGTTCTGGTTTTCCTGCATTTTGGCGCCACTGATGCTAATCATTTTTTTGGTGAGAACACTAGGGAAAACCAATGACTAGTTTATTACCGGTTTTGCTTTACTTAGTAATGAGCCTGTTAGTGACACGCTTTTGGAGTGCTCGTCAGTCACGTAGAACTGATGAGGACAGTGGACTCTATACTGATAAGGCAAAGCGATTTTTTATCGGCGGCGCATTTCTCAGTGGACCATTACTCGCATTAACCTTAGTGGCCACTTATACCAGTGCGAGTTCATTTATCGGCGGTTCTGGTGCTGCTTATAAATATGGACTTGGATGGGTGTGGTTAGCCCTTATCCAAGTGCCTGTCGCACTATTAACCTTAGGCGTGCTGGGCAGTCGATTTTTGGCGATGAGGCGACATCAACATGTGACCCTCATTGAGTGGTTGGATGCACGTTTTCAAAACCCTTATTTAAGTACTTTTGCAATGGTCAGCTTAGTGGTTGGTTTTATTGCCATGATTTCGGTGCAGTTTATTGGTGGCGCTAGGTTACTCTCAGGCGTTACGGGAATAAGCTATGAGCTTGGCTTAGTTATTTTCGTTTGTACGGTATTAGCTTATACCTTAACAGGGGGCTTTAGGGCGGTGGTATTAACCGATGCCTTGCAAGGTATTGTCATGTTGTTAGGGCTGTTTATCCTGTTGCTGGTGATATTGTCGCAGCCGCAACTACCGGAAAAAATGCAGCTACTCACTCAGCAAACCCCAGCCTTGTTTAGTCCCCACAGTATCGATGACTTTTTATCTTGGCCAATGATGTTGTCGTTTTGGTTGTTGATCTGTTTTGGCACCATGGGCTTGCCACATACCGTTGTGCGTTTGTTGGCGGTAAAAGATAAAGCCTCATTAAAAACCGGGATCATTTGGGGCACCATCATTTGCTTCTTTATGACGTTAATTCCACATTTATGTGGCGTGCTTGGCCGGGCTTTATTTCCTGATTTGAGTGTGCCAGACAATATTATGCCGACACTCATGTCAGGTTTGTTACCGCCATTAATCGCGGGCACATTACTGGCAGCCCCTATTGCGGCAGTGATGTCGTCGGTTGACTCGATGTTACTGCAATCAGCGACCAGTATTGTTCGAGATGGAATGGTTAAAGTGATGCCAAACCTATCAGCGACAAAGCAAGTCTGGTTGACTCGCTTTGTGATGCTGTTAATTACCCTCAGTGCTTGTTACTGGGCATTGAGCCCACCCGATATGATTGTTTGGATTAACTTGGCGGCCTTTGGCGCCTTGCAAGCGGTATTCTTATGGCCGATTGTGGCTGGGCTTTATTGGCCTTCTATTACTGGAAATAGTGCGCTGGCGGCAATGGTAAGTGGCATGTTGAGTTATCTGCTATTACAAAATCAAACGCCTTTGCCTTATCAGATCCACCCCATTGTGCCTGCGTTATTATGTTCACTGATTTTCATGTTAATGGTACAACAACTGACATGCTATTTTGCGCGAAAGCAATCGGTTGCATGATAATGCTACCAAATGCTGCTTACCGCGCGGATGATGCATAGATAAAGGCTCCACATTGGTTTATATTTGCAGCCAAATAACAATAATATGGCTGTAAAATGAATCAAGCTCCTTCCTCGAACGAACAGGCCCCCGCGCTCGCTAACAATAGTGTTGATGTGCAGAGCAATACTTGGCAGATGCCAGACACGCTAGTCATCATTTTCTTTGTCGCACTGGGCGCGGCATTAATGACCTATTTCATCCCCGTTGGTTCGTTTGAAACACAAGAGGTTAGTTACGTCATTGATGGCGTTGAGAAGAGTCGTAGTGTTATCGACCCCAGCTCATTTTCTTATGAAAAAGATGCCAATGGTGAGCCTGTACTTAACCCTGTGAGCTTATTTGAAGGGGGAGGCGGCGCAGGTTTTTTTAATTTTGCATTTGAAGGTCTAGTCTCAGGTTCCAAGTGGGGTAGCGCGATTGGCGTCATCATGTTTATGTTAGTCATAGGCGGTGCTTTTGGCATTGTGATGGCAACAGGCACGATTGATAACGGCATACTAAAGTTGATCGACAAAACCCGCGGCAATGAAACCCTGTTCATTCCAGTAATATTCATCTTGTTTTCTTTAGGCGGCGCCGTTTTTGGAATGGGGGAGGAGGCGATAGCGTTCGCAATAATTATTTGCCCATTAATGATAAGGCTTGGCTATGACGGCATTACAACCGTGATGGTGACGTATGTGGCGACCCAAATAGGCTTTGCCAGTTCCTGGATGAACCCTTTTAGCGTTGCGATTGCACAAGGTATCGCGGACGTACCTGTGCTGTCGGGCTCAAGCATGCGAGTGGTGATGTGGCTCGGGTTCACATTAATGGGCTTGGTTTTCACTATGCGTTATGCCGCTAAAGTCAAAGCGAAACCGGCATTTTCTTACAGTTACAGCAGTGACCAATACTTTCGTGATAATGCGAGCGAGTCTAAGCTTGATAGCCGCTTTAACGTAGGCGATATATTGGTGCTATTCACAATTGTGGCGACGATTGCGTGGATAATCTGGGGCGTTATTGCCAATGCGTGGTTTATTCCTGAGATCGCCAGTCAGTTTTTTACGATGGGGATCATCGTAGGGATCATTGGCGTGGTGTTTAAACTCAACAACATGAGCGTTAATAAGGTTGCGGCTAGCTTTAAACAAGGCGCAGCGACAATGTTGGAACCCGCGGTGCTCGTTGGGTGCGCGTCAGGCATTTTACTGTTGTTAGGCGGCAGTAATGCAGCTAATCCAAGTGTCTTGAACACTATTTTGAGTGTGTCAGGTGAGTTTATCGGTCATTTGCCCAGTGTGATGTCGGCGTGGTTTATGTTGGTGTTTCAATCTGTGTTTAACTTTTTTGTGACTTCAGGTTCTGGCCAAGCTGCTCTGACGATGCCATTGATGGCACCTTTAGCTGATATTGTTGGAGTTACGCGGCAAGTGGCGGTGCTAGCATTTCAATTGGGGGATGGCTTTACCAATGTATTGGTGCCAACGTCAGCATCCTTGATGGCAACATTAGGTGTGTGCCGAGTTGATTGGGGACAGTGGCTTAAATTTATTTGGCGTTTCATGGTCGCACTGTTTTGTGTATCGAGTGTGATTGTTATCGCAGCTCACTACTTAGGGTTTAGTTAAATCCAGATAAAGCGTCAGCGCAAGTAACGCAGAAATGTCCATAAATGCATTGAATGCAGTGTGTATGTTTAAACTGGTATAAAAAATGGCATCCGAGGATGCCATTTTTATGTCTAAATAAGCGTTAAATCATAACGCTTAATTTCTACATTATTTAGAACGTGATTTCACCTTCAACAAACCATTCACGTCCACGCGCGTTGTAAACGCTACGTGGGTAATGTGGCCATGAAGTGTTTGTTGGGTCAAAGTTAGGACCAGCATCAAACATATTAATTAGACCGGTAGATACTTTAATGTTGTCAGTAAAGTTATAACCAGCAGTTAAGTTCCACTTAGTTAGAGAAGCAACTTCATAATCGCTCTCTTCTCCGTCACCTGATTCAGCAAAAGACTTATAAGCGGTACCATGCATACGTGCTGTGTGATAAGCGCCTAAAGTCGTTTCAAAGTCTTCTAGGAAGTAACCCAGTACTAGGTTCGCACGGTACTGAGGTAAACCACCATTGTAGATATCATCATCAATGTCAGCAGTCGGATCTAATTGCCCTTCTGAAACCAGAATATATGTACCATTGAAATTTAGCTTGAACTCACCAATCGCTTCAAGATCCCAGCCGTAACCTGCGGTAACATCAAGACCGCGTACTTTCTGGTATGCAAGATTTTGTGCAACTGAGTTGATGTGTGTGATAGTGCCATCCGCATCACGAGTGATCATATCTTCATATAAATCATACTCACGTGCAGCTTTTGAAGCACTGATGTCACTCACCATGTCATCAAGTTTCCACTCCCATAAGTCAACAGAAGCGTTTAGCGAATCGCCGCCCCATACTGCACCAATGTTAGCTGTGTAACCTGTTTCTGCTTCTAGGTCTTTGTTTGCACCAGTTGTACTATCGATATGCAGTTCATTACAAACCTCATTGATAGTAGGGTTCGAGCTTGTCTCACCAGGTGTTCCACCCATAGCAGCACACTGCTTGAAGTCGATAACTTGAGTGAAGCCTTGAGTTGGGTCACCGTATACACGATGCATATCAGGAGCTCGGAATACGCTGCTGATAGAACCACGAACAAGTAATTCATCAAGTGGACGATATTCAACAGTAACTTGTGGAGATAAGTTGCCGCCAACATCGCTGTAATCATCGTAACGTAGAGCAACGTCAATGGTTAGCTGCTCTAACACAGGAATGCTCATTTCTGCATAAGTAGCCCAGAAATTACGCTCACCTTTACCTGATGAACCACCCGTAGTTAAGATATTTCCTTTCTTAGATTCTGAATCAGAATCTGTTTGGTAATCTTGTTCTGTATATTCAGCACCAAATGCGAACATAACATCACCTGCAGGCAATTCAAACGCCAGCCCTGTAATGTTTGCTTGGATGTTCTTTTGTGTTGATTGAGCATTTTCAAATGGCGTATAAGAAGCTGCATCTACATCTGCATTAGACATGTTCTTTAGCAGTGAATTACCTTGTTCACCATTTTCACCGTCTTTTGTAATGTAATCGAACATGCCAGCAATGGTTGCATACCCACTGCGGAATACATCAACGTTTGTGCGGCCATAGTTCACTGAAGCATCCCAGCTATACTCGTCAGCAATTAGACCTTCAAGACCACCGCTAAAGAAATAGTTACGAGTATTCGTTTCGCCAGTACGGTTGCCAAACTCATGTAAACGACGAACGTAGTAGTAATCGCCATCGGTAGCATTAGCAAAATCACCTCCTAGAGCAGTTGATTTACCGTCTGTGAATGTTTTGCTTAACCCACCTGCACCAGAAACTGTTACATCATTACCTGCAACTTTAATGTCGTAGTCATTGATAGCCATTGGCTCAATGTTTGTGGATGATTTAGCTTGAGATACATCTAGACGACCTAAGAAAGTGATATCTTCGGCTAACTCATAGTTGAAGTTAGTTGTGCTGATGAATCGATAGCTTTCAGGCTCAAGATCACGTTGCTTTGAACGGTCATAGCCACAAATGCTACGCGCTGAATCCCAGAAGAAACCGCCAGCAGTACATTCTTCGGCTGATAGCTGACGCGCGCCTTCTGCACCTTTACTTGAACCTGCAATGCGTGCTCC from Shewanella sp. Choline-02u-19 encodes:
- a CDS encoding LysR substrate-binding domain-containing protein is translated as MKYSLKQIMVFDAVASLESVSAAARKLSMTQSAVSMSLGQLENLLGRPLFIRQGNRLTLSHWGNWLRPKARRLLQDAQQIQLGLHEQHLISGRFRICSSQTAAEHLLPELISKIDTDFPELRIDLMVENTENVIEGLLNYEYDFGIIEGRNDDSRLHQEQWLDDHLVVVSSPHHPYAKSKSASLAQLEQAKWVLREQGAGTRRIFEGAIHGIIEKLHVWKEYEYVSVLKALVKNGPYLSSLPYLDVEKEIASGELVVLLTPQLNMQRHLSFVWRNDSGENPLRDCVITEARRLSRHKLSSKSPR
- the panF gene encoding sodium/pantothenate symporter; this translates as MTSLLPVLLYLVMSLLVTRFWSARQSRRTDEDSGLYTDKAKRFFIGGAFLSGPLLALTLVATYTSASSFIGGSGAAYKYGLGWVWLALIQVPVALLTLGVLGSRFLAMRRHQHVTLIEWLDARFQNPYLSTFAMVSLVVGFIAMISVQFIGGARLLSGVTGISYELGLVIFVCTVLAYTLTGGFRAVVLTDALQGIVMLLGLFILLLVILSQPQLPEKMQLLTQQTPALFSPHSIDDFLSWPMMLSFWLLICFGTMGLPHTVVRLLAVKDKASLKTGIIWGTIICFFMTLIPHLCGVLGRALFPDLSVPDNIMPTLMSGLLPPLIAGTLLAAPIAAVMSSVDSMLLQSATSIVRDGMVKVMPNLSATKQVWLTRFVMLLITLSACYWALSPPDMIVWINLAAFGALQAVFLWPIVAGLYWPSITGNSALAAMVSGMLSYLLLQNQTPLPYQIHPIVPALLCSLIFMLMVQQLTCYFARKQSVA
- the yfcC gene encoding putative basic amino acid antiporter YfcC codes for the protein MPDTLVIIFFVALGAALMTYFIPVGSFETQEVSYVIDGVEKSRSVIDPSSFSYEKDANGEPVLNPVSLFEGGGGAGFFNFAFEGLVSGSKWGSAIGVIMFMLVIGGAFGIVMATGTIDNGILKLIDKTRGNETLFIPVIFILFSLGGAVFGMGEEAIAFAIIICPLMIRLGYDGITTVMVTYVATQIGFASSWMNPFSVAIAQGIADVPVLSGSSMRVVMWLGFTLMGLVFTMRYAAKVKAKPAFSYSYSSDQYFRDNASESKLDSRFNVGDILVLFTIVATIAWIIWGVIANAWFIPEIASQFFTMGIIVGIIGVVFKLNNMSVNKVAASFKQGAATMLEPAVLVGCASGILLLLGGSNAANPSVLNTILSVSGEFIGHLPSVMSAWFMLVFQSVFNFFVTSGSGQAALTMPLMAPLADIVGVTRQVAVLAFQLGDGFTNVLVPTSASLMATLGVCRVDWGQWLKFIWRFMVALFCVSSVIVIAAHYLGFS
- a CDS encoding TonB-dependent receptor plug domain-containing protein is translated as MQVNSRLAKAVRFALVSGAAAALSSPVVLAAEAESAENVERIQVTGSRIKRTDMETATPVTVLSADDMAKQGFTSIQDALQSLTSTTGAMTTQSVHGFTPAASSISLRNAGANRTLTLIDGKRLNQYPKPAGGTDNFVDTANLPMEAVARIEVLQSGGSAIYGADAVGGVINIILKKDFDGAALKYRHGDTTNGGGMNDRIAFSIGSSSDKGNVSTFIEYTNNEVLRATDRENFGLNTDKVPHSAFSQYSSYGARIAGSSKGAEGARQLSAEECTAGGFFWDSARSICGYDRSKQRDLEPESYRFISTTNFNYELAEDITFLGRLDVSQAKSSTNIEPMAINDYDIKVAGNDVTVSGAGGLSKTFTDGKSTALGGDFANATDGDYYYVRRLHEFGNRTGETNTRNYFFSGGLEGLIADEYSWDASVNYGRTNVDVFRSGYATIAGMFDYITKDGENGEQGNSLLKNMSNADVDAASYTPFENAQSTQKNIQANITGLAFELPAGDVMFAFGAEYTEQDYQTDSDSESKKGNILTTGGSSGKGERNFWATYAEMSIPVLEQLTIDVALRYDDYSDVGGNLSPQVTVEYRPLDELLVRGSISSVFRAPDMHRVYGDPTQGFTQVIDFKQCAAMGGTPGETSSNPTINEVCNELHIDSTTGANKDLEAETGYTANIGAVWGGDSLNASVDLWEWKLDDMVSDISASKAAREYDLYEDMITRDADGTITHINSVAQNLAYQKVRGLDVTAGYGWDLEAIGEFKLNFNGTYILVSEGQLDPTADIDDDIYNGGLPQYRANLVLGYFLEDFETTLGAYHTARMHGTAYKSFAESGDGEESDYEVASLTKWNLTAGYNFTDNIKVSTGLINMFDAGPNFDPTNTSWPHYPRSVYNARGREWFVEGEITF